ATTTCTCTTCCATTAACCACTACTTTCATTATCTATCACCCTCCCAAAAAAGTTACAAATGGATTAGCTAATAAGTTCGATAGCGCCAAATTTACACTTTGTCACACATAAACCGCATTTTATACACTTTTCCTGGTCAATTACATAAGGTTTACCTCTTTCTCCACTTATAGCGCCGTTTGGACAGCTTCTTGCACACAAACTGCAGCTCTTACATTTTTCTGGAATAATTACGTACTTTTGGAAGGCTGTACACATACCGCTTGGACATCTACCTTCAATATGATCAATGTACTCCTGTCTAAAGTATTTCAGTGTACTGATTATCGGGTTCGGAGCTGTTTTTCCAAGTCCACATAAAGAAGCTGTTTTAACAATTTCTGACACATATTCAAGTGTATCAAGATCTTCGTATGTCGCCTTACCTTGAGTGAATTTTTCAAGGATATTGTAAGCCTGAGTTGTTCCCTCTCTACATGGCACACATTTACCGCACGATTCACGCTTTGTGAAATCTAAGAAAAATCTTGCGACTTCAACCATACATCTGTCTTCGGTTATTGCAACGATTCCACCAGATCCGACCATTGCTCCAACGGATTTTAGCGTGTCATAATCGAGTGGTAAATCGAAAAGTTCTTCAGGCAAACACGCACCAGATGGACCTCCAATTTGTATTGCTTTTATCTTTTGTCCATTTGATGTTCCTCCACATATATTATCAAGAATATATCTAAGCGTTGTACCAAACTGGATTTCAATAATACCCGTAAGTTTAAGAGGACCTGTTACAGAGAACATCTTAGTACCTGGTGAACCTTGAACACCATATTTTCTGTACTTATCAACACCGTCTCTTAATATTTTTGGTACATTGGCATATGATTCGACATTGTTAATAAGTGTTGGTTTGCCCCATAATCCTGCCTGGGCAGGGAACGGTGGTCTTGGTCTTGGAACTCCTCTTTTTCCTTCAATAGAGGCGAGCAAAGCAGTTTCTTCTCCACAAACAAACGCTCCGGCACCTTCTTTTACATACAACTCAAAAGAAAATCCTGTACCCAGTATATTTTCACCAAGTAGCCCGTATTCTTTTGCATCTTCAATTGCTTTATTAAACATCTCAACGGCAATTGGATACTCTGCCCTTATATATGCATATCCTTTCTGAGCACCTATAGCATAAGCAGCTATTATCATACCCTCAAGCACGGAATGTGGATCTCTTTCAAGTAAGGTTCTGTTCATAAATGCTCCTGGGTCACCTTCATCAGCGTTGCATACAACATACTTTATATCACCATTGCTATTGTAAGCAGCTTCCCACTTAAGACCTGTGGGGAATCCTCCACCACCACGTCCTCTCAATCCTGATGCCTTAATTTGTTCTATTATCCCTCTTCTATCCATAGAAAGTGCCTTCGCAAGTGCTGCATATCCACCACGTGCCATGTAGTCTTCTATACTCTCGCATTCACTTGTGCCAATAGCTTCCATAATGTAGAACGTTTGATTTTTGAAAAACGTTGCATCTTCAAGACGTACAACTTTTTTATCAGAAATAGGATCGATAAGGAGCAACCTTTCAATCACTTCACCTTTGATCAAAGTTTTTTCAACTATCTCTTCAACATCATTGACAGTCACATGACTGTATGTAATCCCAGATGGCATAATCTTTACAAGAGGACCAAGTGAGCAAAGTCCACAACAACCTGTTCTTTTTACTGGTTCCTCATTCTCGTCAATCCTTTCGATCTGTACATCAAGCCCTTTTGCCTTCACAACTTCGACAAACTTTGCATAAACCTTTCTTGAACCACTTGCAGTACAACCTGTACCAACACAAACATAAACCGATAACTTCTGAAGTTTTTTCTCCCTCTGTTCTCTTAACTTTTCTATATGTTTAAGCAACTCACTTGCACTATTGAACTTTTTCTCAACAGCTACAGCCATATTACTCAGCCTTCCTTTCTTTGAGATTTCTCAAGATTTCCTTAACTTTTTGCGCATCGAGATGACCATAAACTTCACCATTGATAACCATCGCAGGTGCAAGAGCACATGCGCCAAGACAACCAACTTTATCGAGGCTGAACTTCAGGTCTTGAGTAACCTCTCCAGGTTTAACACCAACTTCCTCTTCAATAGCTTTTATTAAATTCATTGAACCTTCCATGTGGCATGCCGTTCCATCGCAAACCAAGATTGTATACTCTCCCTTAGGTTTTAGCGAGAACTGTGCATAAAATGTTGCAACACCGTATATTTTCGCAGGAGGTATACCAAGAGCAACACCTATGTAATTAACGACTTCTCTTGGTATGTGTCTGTACTCTTTTTGAACTTCAAGAAGAATTTTGATAAGCATCTCCTTTTTGTAGCCATATTTTTCCAAAATCTTTTCTACTTTATCAAACGTTCTCGTCACGTCAACCACACCTCCAACCCATCTACAAACATTGTACTAGTACCTTCTATCTTTTCGTGAAAATAATAACGTTATATTTTTCACGAATATGATAAACCTGTTTTTGCTTTCAGTCAAGAGTATTTTTAGAATTTTTTCACAAAATTTACTTAGGCACAATGAATTATATTTGTTGGTTTTTAAGATGAGTTTTTCAAAGAGAAGTAGGTTTACACGTTGAGAATGTGAGATAAAATTGTTTTAGTGTAAGTGGCAATTTGTTGCAAAATTCGGACTAAGCTTACTTAGAAGGAGTGGTAACTTTTGGAAACAAGATCTAAGAAGGTATCTGTTGTTATACCAGTAAGGAATGAAGAACATACGATCGGTAAATGTATAGAAAGTCTACTGAGTAATACGTACGAGAATTTTGAAATTGTCATAGTTGACGGGATGAGTGTTGATAAAACGGTTGACGTTGTGCAAGGTTATGTAGGAAAATACGGTGATAAAATCAGGATAGTTGAAAATCCACGGATGCACACGCCTTCTGGTTTGAACATTGGCATTCAAAAATCCACAGGAGATTATGTAATGATTGCAAGTGGACATGCTCGATATTCGGAAAATTATATTTCAGAGTGTGTTGATGCAATACAAAAAGGTGAATGTGACGTTGCGGGAGGTGTTATGGAAGTAACTCCAAGATACAATTCTCCTAAAGCAGTTGCCATAAGCGAGGTTTTAAAGAATCCTTTTGGAATAGGCGGGGCCAAGTACAGAATAGGTGCACCGACCAAGATTTATGTTGATACAGTAGCATACGGAATATATAAACGCGAAATTTTTGAAAATGTCGGTCTTTTCAATGAAAAGCTTATAAGAAATCAGGATATCGAATTTAACTTGAGATTGAAAAGAGCAGGATACAAAATAATGCTTATTCCTCAAGCACGCTCATATTATTTTGCAAGAGATACCTATGGCAAGCTTTGGAAAAATAATTTTTCAAATGGATTCTGGGTAACTTACAGTTCAAGGTTTGTTAAAAAAGCTTACAAAATAAGACATTTAATACCTTTGTTTTTCGTTATTTATTTGTTCTTATCTATGATGAGCTTGTCATTCATATCCCTACCAAGCGTTTTTTCTATTTTGATACTTGTTCCACTTGTTTTGTATTTTGCCCTTATAATTTATTCTTCGTTTAAAATTTCTTTGAAGCACCATAATTTGTTGGTTTTTACCTACGCTGTACTGGCTTTCTTGACCCTCCATATTTCCTATGGAACAGGTTCGTTCTTAGGCTTTTTAAGATCTGTAGTGATCAAAAGTTCATAAATTGGCAAGAAAGTCAGGTAGAGGTG
This DNA window, taken from Fervidobacterium sp., encodes the following:
- a CDS encoding NADH-quinone oxidoreductase subunit NuoF; translation: MAVAVEKKFNSASELLKHIEKLREQREKKLQKLSVYVCVGTGCTASGSRKVYAKFVEVVKAKGLDVQIERIDENEEPVKRTGCCGLCSLGPLVKIMPSGITYSHVTVNDVEEIVEKTLIKGEVIERLLLIDPISDKKVVRLEDATFFKNQTFYIMEAIGTSECESIEDYMARGGYAALAKALSMDRRGIIEQIKASGLRGRGGGGFPTGLKWEAAYNSNGDIKYVVCNADEGDPGAFMNRTLLERDPHSVLEGMIIAAYAIGAQKGYAYIRAEYPIAVEMFNKAIEDAKEYGLLGENILGTGFSFELYVKEGAGAFVCGEETALLASIEGKRGVPRPRPPFPAQAGLWGKPTLINNVESYANVPKILRDGVDKYRKYGVQGSPGTKMFSVTGPLKLTGIIEIQFGTTLRYILDNICGGTSNGQKIKAIQIGGPSGACLPEELFDLPLDYDTLKSVGAMVGSGGIVAITEDRCMVEVARFFLDFTKRESCGKCVPCREGTTQAYNILEKFTQGKATYEDLDTLEYVSEIVKTASLCGLGKTAPNPIISTLKYFRQEYIDHIEGRCPSGMCTAFQKYVIIPEKCKSCSLCARSCPNGAISGERGKPYVIDQEKCIKCGLCVTKCKFGAIELIS
- a CDS encoding glycosyltransferase family 2 protein: METRSKKVSVVIPVRNEEHTIGKCIESLLSNTYENFEIVIVDGMSVDKTVDVVQGYVGKYGDKIRIVENPRMHTPSGLNIGIQKSTGDYVMIASGHARYSENYISECVDAIQKGECDVAGGVMEVTPRYNSPKAVAISEVLKNPFGIGGAKYRIGAPTKIYVDTVAYGIYKREIFENVGLFNEKLIRNQDIEFNLRLKRAGYKIMLIPQARSYYFARDTYGKLWKNNFSNGFWVTYSSRFVKKAYKIRHLIPLFFVIYLFLSMMSLSFISLPSVFSILILVPLVLYFALIIYSSFKISLKHHNLLVFTYAVLAFLTLHISYGTGSFLGFLRSVVIKSS
- the nuoE gene encoding NADH-quinone oxidoreductase subunit NuoE, whose translation is MTRTFDKVEKILEKYGYKKEMLIKILLEVQKEYRHIPREVVNYIGVALGIPPAKIYGVATFYAQFSLKPKGEYTILVCDGTACHMEGSMNLIKAIEEEVGVKPGEVTQDLKFSLDKVGCLGACALAPAMVINGEVYGHLDAQKVKEILRNLKERKAE